Genomic segment of Mucilaginibacter sabulilitoris:
GGGTGTTGAATTTAATCCTTTGGAAATGGATGTAACCGACGATGCTTCGGTAAGTGCGGCTGTCGCAAAAATTATAAAAACCGAAGGACGTATAGATGTATTGGTGAATAACGCCGGTAATGGAATCACCGGGCCATTATATGCTATGCCAGTTGATGCCGCTAAAAAACAATTTGAAGTAAACTTTTTTGGAGTAGTGCGTGTATGCAGCGCGGTTTTACCCGGCATGATTGAAAAGAAACAAGGTTTAGTAATCAATATAGGTTCGCTGGCCGGTTTGTTTGGTTTGCCTTACCAGGGTTTATATAGCGCTTCAAAGTTTGCTATTGAAGGATATTCGCAAAGCTTGCGTATGGAGTTGCAAAATACGGGTGTTAAAGTATCTGTAATTAATCCCGGCGATTTTAAAACTGATTTTACAGGCAGTCGCGAAAAGCTGCCCTTTACCTTGCCAAACGGGCAACTGAAAAAAGAATTTGAAGCTGCTGTTGCCAGCATGGAAAAAGACGAGAGCATTGGCGGCGATCCTGCCAAAGTAGCCCAACAGGTTTGTAAAATTGTGGGTAAATCAAAACCCGCTCATAATTACCTGGTAGGAGCATTAGGTCAAACTATTGTACCTACGCTTAAAGCCATATTACCGGGCTCTATTTTTGTAAAATTGATGAATGATCATTACGGAATAAAATAATACAACCTTCCTGATCAACTATTCACTTATCAATGATGCAAGAAAAGAATAATAAAAAAACCATTTGGGCCTGGGCTATGTTTGATTGGGCCAACCAGTCGTACAATATGGTGATCACTTCCACCATATTTCCGGCTTATTATGTAGGTATAACCCAGGATAAAAACCCTGGAGGTATGGTGAACTTTTTTGGACATAGGTATGTAAATACGGTGCTGTCAAATTATGTACTGGGTGCTTCATACCTGCTAATTGTAATATTGCTGCCCATACTCACCTCTATTGCAGATTATAAAGGCCAAAAAAAACTTTATTTACAAATGTTTACCTGGCTGGGCAGCCTGGCTTGTTTCGGTCTGTTCTTTTTCCAGATGAAAACCTTTGAATTCGGGATGATCTGTTTCGGACTGGCGTCTGTAGGCTATTGCGGCGGTTTTGTGTTTTATAACTCTTATCTACCCCAGATAGCAACTGTAGATAAGCAGGATGCCGTAAGCGCTAAAGGCTTTATATATGGCTTTGCCGGTAGCATTGTAGTGCAGGTATTATGCTTTGTGTTTGTGCTGGGGCATAAATGGTTGGGCATCACCGAAGAAAAATCGGCACAAATCTCATTTCTTATTGTTGCTTTATGGTGGATAGGATTTTCATTGATTCCGTTTTATCTGTTGCCCAAAGGCGTTCCAAATGCCGGGTCGCATCAGTATAATGTATTTACCGGCGGATTTAAGGAACTGGCTAAGGTTTGGAAAAAGGTGGGGCAACTACCGTTATTAAAACGTTTTTTACCGGCATTCTTTTTTTACTCGGTAGGGGTGCAAACTATAATGCTGGTAGCGGCAAATTTTGCAGCTAAAGAATTAAAAATGCCTGATGATGACCTGATTACCATTATTCTTATTATACAGGTAGTAGCCATTATAGGAGCCGCTATTACAGCCAAAGCATCCGAAAAGTTTGGAAATGTAAAGGCATTGTCGGTAGTGGTAGCCATCTGGTGTTTGATATGTGCCGGAGTATATTTTATTGCAAATGCAAATGAGTTCTATGTGGCTGCCGGTATTGTTGGTTTGGTAATGGGCGGTGTGCAATCACTATCGCGCTCAACCTTTTCAAAATTTATCCCTCCAAATATTCCTGACACAGCCTCGTATTTTAGTTTTTATGATGTTACCGAAAAATTATCAATAGTAGTAGGCCTGTTCACTTTTGGTTTTGTGGAAGCAACAACTGGCGAAATGCGCGACTCGGCTCTGGTACTCGACGGTTTTTTTGTGCTGGGATTCTTCCTGTTATTATCTTTATTGTTTTTCCAAGCCAAGCTCGATACACAAGAAGCTGTGGCGGCATAGTTGCCTGAATCATGGTTCAGACAAAATTTACATTTAGAGATTGAAAAGACATACCATCCGTCAAAACTAAGTACATTTGCGGCTTGTTAAGTTTATATCATGGCTAAAGTTTCTATCAACCTGGCAACAGGTTCTATACAAAAGGAAGATATTATTGTAGGTATCGATCTGGGTACTACCAATTCGTTAGTGGCGTTTATTAATCCAGAGAAAAATCCTCATGTGATAAATGATACGGGTAAAGGTGTTTTAGTACCCTCTGTGGTACATTTTGGCCCAACAGATGATGTTTTTGTAGGTAACGAAGCTAAAGAATTTTTGATTACCGACCCTCAAAATACCGTTTTTTCGGTTAAGCGCCTGCTTGGCCGCAGTTATCACGATATTGAAAACTATAAGGATTTCTTTTCTTACAAAGTTATTGATGATGATACCGAAAGCCTGGTAAAAATTAAGGTAGGTGATAAGTTTTATACCCCCATTGAGCTATCGGCGCTGATATTAAAAGAGCTTAAAGCGCGCGCCGAACACGCGCTTAAAACCCCGGTGAACCGCGCTGTAATCACGGTACCTGCTTATTTTAATGATTCGCAGCGCCAGGCTACCCGCGATGCGGGTAAATTGGCCGGTTTGGATGTTTTACGCATAGTGAACGAGCCTACTGCAGCAAGTTTGGCTTATGGAATAGGGCTTAACCCCGAAGAAACAAAAACTATTGCCGTGTACGATTTGGGCGGCGGTACATTTGATGTATCTATACTGCAAATACAAAATGGCATTTTTGAGGTGTTGGCAACCAACGGCAATACCTTTTTAGGCGGCGATGATTTTGACCGCATTATAGTTGACTACTGGATAGAAAAAAATCAGCTGAATAAAGCCAATATTATAGCAAATACCGAATTGGCCCAGCAACTGCGCCTTAAAGCAGAGGAGGCCAAAAAAGCATTTGCTCATCAAAGTTTGTTCAACGAAAAGATAGGGGAGATTTGGTGTACGCTTGATCGCAATACTTTTGAAGAACTGATACTACCCAAAGTACAGCAGACTATTACCTGTTGTCAAAACGCGCTGAAAGATTCTAAATTGAGCATTACAGACATTGATGAAGTAGTGATGGTAGGAGGTTCCACACGGACAGCGTTGGTTAAAAAAATGGTAGCTGAATTTTTCGGTCGTCCAGTGCATGATGACCTGAACCCGGATGAAGTGGTTGCGTTGGGCGCGGCAATCCAGGCTGATATTTTGGCCGGCAATCGTAAAGATATTTTACTGCTTGATGTTACTCCGCTTTCATTGGGTATTGAAACTATGGGCGGGTTGATGGATGTGATTATCCCCCGAAACTCCAAAGTTCCTACCAAGGGCGGTAGGCAATATACTACCTCTATTGACGGACAGGTAAATATGAAAATTGCCGTTTACCAGGGCGAACGTGACCTGATTAAGGAAAACCGCAAGCTGGCTGAATTTAACCTCAAAGGCATTCCATCAATGCCGGCCGGTTTTCCAAAAGTAGACATTAACTTTTTATTGAATGCCGATGGTATATTAACCATACAGGCTATTGAGCTGCGCTCGGGCGTTAAGCAGGAAATAGAGGTAAAACCTACTTATGGGATTACCGATGAACAGGTGGAGCAGATGCTGATGGACAGTATTACCCATGCCAAGGATGATGTAAACCAGCGTATGCTGATCGAAGCGCGCACCGAAGGAGAGCAAATGGTGTACACCGTGGAACGCTTTTTGCAAAAGAACGGCAAATACGTTTCGGTTGAAGAAACCTCAAGCACCATGAAACACCTTGCTGCATTAAAAGAGGCGCTGGTTTCTGGGGACAAAGACCTGATATTGAAACGTATTGATGAGATAAATGAGTACACCAGGCCATTTGCCGAGCGCCTGATGGATCAAGCTATCAGTACCGCCATGAAGGGGAAGAGTATTGAATAATATACATAGTAATAAAGTTTATAAATTGAAGAAACTAACACGGGTATTTGGATTGTTAACAGGTATAGCTGTTTGTTTAACTGGTTCATTTAATAAGCTTTATGCAAATACAGCTCACGACCGAATAGGCAGGGACACCGTTTTAAAAAACATTACGACGTTAGATACCCTCCAATACGATTCGCTTGCCAAGCGCCTGGCCAATGGCGATAAAACCGGAAAATGGCCGGTTAAAAAAGCACCATATCCGCTGCCGGGCGCTGTTTTGCCATTTAACCGTATTGTAGCTTACTATGGTAATATGTATTCGAAAAATATGGGTGTTTTGGGACAGTATGCACCAAAAGAAATGCTGGCCAAGCTAAAAGGTGAAGTGAAGGTTTGGGAAGCTGCAGATACGCTTACACCTGTTATTCCCGCACTGCACTACATTTGTGTAACTGCTCAAGCCGATGCGGGCCGCAATGGCTTGCACAACCTGCGGATGCCTTTTAGTCAGATAGACAAAGTGCTTGATATGGCTAAAGAAATTAATGCACTGGTATTTTTAGATATACAGGTTGGCTTTAGTACCGTACAAACCGAACTGCCATTGCTGGAAAAATATATGCGTATGCCTAATGTTCATTTAGGTATCGATCCTGAATTTTCCATGAAAGAGGGGAGTGTCCCAGGCAAACGTATAGGTACTTTTGATGCTAATGACATCAATTATGTAACAGGTTATTTGGGCGACCTTGTAAAAAAATATAATTTGCCACCTAAAATGTTTGTGATACATCGTTTCACCAAACGCATGGTAACCAATTATAAAGATATTAAGTTGCGCAGGGAAGTTCAAGTAGTAATGGATATGGATGGCTGGGGAGGCCCCGAACTTAAAAAAGGAACTTATAAATATTTTATAGCTGATGAGCCCGTGCAGTTTACCGGTTTTAAGCTTTTCTATAAAAACGATATTAAGAACGTTCCACACAAAATGCTCACTCCAAAAGAGGTGCTTAACTTAAAACCAAGCCCAATTTATATCCAGTATCAGTAATTAATTATTTGACAGGTAGGAATAAATTATTGGTTTATAGAAAATATAGATATAAAAAAGCTCCGTCATTTTAAAACGACGGAGCTTTTTGGTTTATGGATGCTTATTGCATGCTTACCTGTACCGTGGCCCTTGTTTCGTCATAAAACAAGTTCAACGCTTTTGCTTTAGCGCCGGCAGGTATGCGGTAAGTAATTGCTTCTGATTCTTTTGTAGATTCGGGCTCAGAAGAAAAATAGCTTCCGCTGGATTGTGATATTGAAGTATTGTTATCCAATACCAATCTGAAATCGTTAGGGGCGATACCTATGGTGTTGCCGCCAATTTTGTTTTTGTTGGTTAAACTAACCTTAAAAGTAAGCTCAATACCTTGCGATTTTCCATCAGGATCGCTCAGATCAGTTGCACTTACAGGAACTACCTTAAGTGCGGCTTCTTTTTGTTTACCAAGTATGGCGGTGTCTGGTGTAAATGTTACTGTGTAAGTTTTTGGTGCATTGCCCTGTTCTGCTGGTGGGGTTGCCGTAGTAGGCGATGCTGATTGGGTAGCTGCAGGTTTGCTGGTGTCTGCACTTTCAGATGAGTTATTGGCCGATTTTGATTTACATGAAAATAACGCCACTGATAAGGTAATAGCGGCTAATAAGGTGATTTTTTTCATAAGGTTTGTTTAAGTAAATAATAGCTAAGATAATTTATTTATAGATTTTTCGCCAATATAAGCTAGTTATTTTAATATTAAATGACTGGTTGGTAATAGTTTGTGTATATGTAGTTTGCTATTAGCCGTTGCGACATAATCATATAGCTGGAAGCTTGCCAAAAAAAAAGCTCCCCATTGCCGGAGGGCACTGAAAAAGTAGCTTAATAAGCTGAAGTATTTGAAGCGAGCAATAGAAAAGGCAACTTTTACTTGGTCGCTTTTTTATTTTAGGGGATGGGGTGATTTGTTAGGGCTGATATGAGCCGAAGGTGCAATTGATGACAAAGCAGCCGCTTTAACTTGGCACTTAGCTTATCAGCTTGATGATTCTCTTAAGATTTACTGTAAAGATGGCCAACGCACCCTGCATCTGCATATTTTCGATACCGTAAGCTATTGCCCGGTCATAACCATGAACGTTTTTTAGCTCACTGTTCTTCGCTTCGACCTTATATCTGTGTTTGATACTTTCTTTATACTCTGCCGTTTCCTGGAATGCCATCTGCTGCAGGTGCATGTCTGATTTAATGCTGACCGAATAGGTTTTAGCCTTCGCGCCGGGCTTATAGCAATGCTCTCTTAATGGGCATATCTTACATTTTTCAACATCAAAGTAATAGGTGTCTACCTGATTCTCGCCGATATTCTTTTTCCCGCCGCGTGCTTTTCGGATAGCCAGATGCCCTGCCGGGCAGACGAACATGCCTGCATCCTTATTATAGTCAAATCTGTCCTCATCCTTTCTGAAACCCTGAGTGATGGAAGGGTTTAGTTTGGCTACAATCTTTATCTCTTGAGTGCTCATCAGTTCAAGATTGTCTTTTCCTGAATAAGCTGAATCGCCGATGATCCTTTCTACTTCAATGCCGTTGTTCTGACTGATCTCCAGAAGCTTGGGAAGTTCCGGCCCATCACCTTTTTCACCTGATGTTACTACCGCAGCGGTAATGATGCGTTCCTCTGTCATCGCCAGATGGGTCTTATAACCAAAGAATGAGCTATCAGCTGATTTATGGCCGGTTTTGGCATCCTTGTCTTTAGATACTATATAGTGCTCCTGAGTATCTGCTACTGTCTCTTTCAATAGATTCAGTTTTTCTTTTACCGCAGGTATCTGGCATAACGGTTGATCGGCTTCAATATACTTTTCCAATGCACTGCAATAAGCCAGTTCTTTTTCCAATTCGTCGGCTGTGTTCTTTTCGGGCATGCCTGCCTTCATATCTTCATCTATCGCATAAACAGCTTTGCGGAGTAACTTTGAACGTTCCCGTAATACTTCCAATGCTGAATACGGGTTGGATCTCGACAGGGAATGGGTAGCATCAACAATAATGGATTTTGAGCGGATGAGCCCTTTTTCAATAGCTATGGTCACCGTTTTACCAATAAGCAGGTTTAACAGATCATTATCCTTTAGCCGCAGCTTTCTGAACTTGGTCAATGAACTCGGATCGATCATTCCTTCTTCCGGTGACATATCCAGGAAATATTTGAACGACATATCATACTGCGAACGCTCAACAACATCTACATCTGAAACCGTATAGATCGTTTTCAACAACAGATACTTGAACATCCGTACAGGGCTTTCTGCTGCCCGGCCGTTAGTAATGCTGTATTTGCTGATCAGTTCATCATAGATAAATGTAAAATCTATCAGGTCGTTGATCTTCCGCAGAAGATTGTCTTTAGGAACGATCAGGTCATATAAGCCCGAAAACGCGCTAAAATGGATCTTTTGTTGTTGAACGAGCATCTTGTAGTGGCTTTCTTTTGACGATTTAAGATACAAAAAAAAGAGTAGAAAACCCTCGTCTTCTACTCCTTCTGTCCATTTGGACTTTTTCAGTGCCCTCCATTGCCGGGGAGCTTTTTTTAGAAAGAGTTTGTATTTTAACCTTTAAGTGCTTCCTGCTCTTTCAATGCCTGAATGTTATTATTGTCGCTAAAACTGTCAGTTTGCTTGGCAAAATCTTCCAGAATGCTGGTAATGTTGTCCAAATTATCTGATACACGTTGGTGCATGTCGGGTAAATCCTTTTCCAGCCTTTTATCACCAAGTTCAATATTATCTACTTCTATCTTAGTAAGCTTAGTAATAATAGCCTGCTGACTATTTCTCAGATCTTCCAGTTCATGGACAATTTTTTCCATCAGTCCAAACTTCTTTAACTTATCCATAGTGTCGAATTTTTTAATGTATAGTGTATTCATTTAACCTTAAAAAATAAAAATTGTTTAGAATTTGGATAATAAGAGAATAACTAATATTTTAGTTTTAACTAAATAATTAGTTATATGAAAGCTATCGTATTATCCATTTTGCTGATCGTTTGTTTATCGATAAATATCAAAGCGCAACAATTAACTACAGCAGCTGACTCCTTGTTGCTTGATTATTACCAGAACCAGCGCTTTGCCGAAGCGGCTGATTATCTGAAAAAAGCATATCCCGAACCGGTGAGTAATATCCGCGTGTTGGGTAAACTGGCTTACACATCGCAAATGGCCGGACGGCTTCCAGATGCGGAGGGCTACTATCAGCGTATATATGATACCGACTCGACTAATACCACGGCCTTATTTAGTCTGGCTGGTATCAACCTGCGCCGCGGTAATAATACCAGGGCCGAAGTTTATTATAAAATAATCGCCAAAAAAGACAGTACTAATTTTTTGGTGTATAAGCAGTTGGGCAAAATTGCCGGCGATAAAAGCGATTTTGGAAGCATGATCTATTATTTGCAGAAAGCCAATAAAATTAATCCGGCCGAGCCTGATGTAGCCTCTGATTTGAGCGACCTGTATGTCAACCTGAAACAATATCCTGCGGCCGAAAAAGCATTGAATGGCGCCATTGCCCAGGACCCTGACAATATGATTTTATTACAAAGTCTGCTTAAACTGGTTTCATCACAAGATAAGTTTGAAGAAACTAAAAGTACATGTTTAAAATTGATGAATCTGGGTAACCATTCGGGTTATGTATTAACCAAGCTTGGTGTGGCTTATTATAATCTCAAAAATTACGCCTGTAGTGTAGAAACCTTTGCTGATATTCCGGGTATAGAGCAATCAGAAACCAGTTTTTACGTATCAGCCCTGGCATATAAGGCGCTTAAAGACCAACCTAAAGCTATACTAAACCTTGATAATGCCATTAAAGCAGGTATTTCATCCAACATCAGTGATTATTATGCGGAAATGGCTGATAGCTACGAAGTGCGTAAAAAATATCAAAAAGCTGTTTGGGCATATCAAAAGGCCTTACAATTTTCAGAAAAGCCCATACTGTACTATCTGCTGGCTTCGGTTTACGATACCAACCTGAAAAACAAGAAGCTTGCTTTAAAGTACTATAAAAAGTACACAGCCAGCAGGCCGCCCGAAAAGCAGCAAAAATATGTAGCCTATTCCAAATCGAGGCTTGATGCGCTGGCGCGTTAGCGCTGCATTAAGCGGGCTACGTATTTGCCAATAATATCAAATTCAAGATTGACTACGGAACCTTCACGCACATTATGCAGATTGGTATGCTCGAAGGTGTAGGGGATAATAGCTACCGAAAAACTGTTTGCTTTGGAATTAACCACAGTTAAGCTTATGCCATTTACACAAATAGAACCTTTTTCTACAGTGACATTACCTGTAGCGGCGTCATACTCAAAAGTATATTCCCAACTGCCATCAAGCTCTTTAAACGCGGTGCAAACGGCGGTTTGGTCAACATGGCCCTGAACGATGTGGCCGTCGAGCCGAGCGTTCATTTGCATACAGCGTTCAAGATTTACAGGTTCACCAACTTTTAAATGGCCCAGGCTGCTCTTATTCAGGGTTTCTTCAATAGCGGTAACCACATGCAGGCCGTCGGCCAGAGCTACTACTGTCAGGCAAACCCCGTTATGGGCTACCGATTGATCGATCTTTAATTCGTGCGAAATAGCAGATTCAACAGTGATGTGCAAATTACCCTGCTCTTGCTGCAGATCCGTTACCTTACCTAAAGTTTCAATAATACCTGTAAACATAATGTGTTAAGCGCCGGGAAGGCGTATTTTTTATTGGGATCAAAGCTAAAGATATTACAGGTGTTTTTTGTCAGGATAAAATGAAAAAAACAGCGGGAATATTACAGTTTTAACAAAAAATAGTTAATAATTTACTTGAAATTGGTAAATAAATCAACCCTTTTATTTCGTAAATCTTTGCCGCCTTCAATAACCGATTTCAGATTGGCTAAATAAAATGTCCAGCCAATCTGGCATTGTACATAAAGGTTTTTTTCGGGATCATTTTCTATCGGTATATTTTCCTGGGTTAGCTCAACTATAGTTACACCATATTTATTCTGGATGTCGACGGTAACTATGCTATCGCCCGAGAAGGTGAATTTAACCAGGTCGGCGCCATTGTTTTCCAACACTTGCCCGTACTCTACGGTTTCATCGGTATAGCCATGCCAATACCACGAATAGGTGTCTTCTTTTTTTATAAATTCCTGGGGCTCACGCCGCCTTCCGGCTATGGTGCAGAACTCGGCTTTACGTAAAAACCAGGTTTCGAGGCCCGCCTGGGTTGCCCATGCTTCGTAAACGCTGCGAACATCGGCATCAAGATTCGCGGTAAGTTTAAATTTTGTCCACCTGTCGTCGGTCATGTTATAAAAGTATTAGGTTGTCATAAAATTAGCAATAATACATTGCTCTTTTATTAACTTGCTTTTAAATATTAACTTATGCCTAAGCAAAGTGCAGGAATATTATTATACCGCAAAAAGGAGGCTCGAATGCAAATCTTCCTTGTACATCCGGGCGGGCCGTTTTTTAAGAATAAGGACGATGGTAGCTGGTCTATCCCCAAAGGTGAATTTATAGAGGGCGACGACCCGCTGGCTGCCGCTAAACGCGAGTTTGAAGAAGAGACTGGGGAAACTATAGCCGGTGAATTTATCCCTCTGAACCCCATCAGGCAAAAAGGCGGAAAAACGGTACAGGCCTGGGCTGTAGAGGGCGATATTGATCATGCCAGTATTAAAAGCAACCATTTTGAAATAGAATGGCCGCCACGCTCGGGTAAACAACAGTCGTTCCCGGAAATTGACAGGGCTGATTGGTTTGATATTGACATAGCTAAGGTGAAAATAAACTCAGCTCAAGCCGGGTTTATAGAGGAATTGGTTGGGCTATAAACCGAGATCTGCATGTTAGTTTTTGTAAAACTAATTTCACCTTTTACCGTTCTGCTTTTACCTTTAGGGGCAATTATATAACTTAGTAAAATGAAGTTTCTTAAATATTTACCTGTTGCGTTTTTACTTATCTCTATAGTATCCTGCAAACCCAAACCAAAATCTGTTTCGGTGCCGGTAGTTGGTTTTGTGGATGCTTTTGAGGATGCCACCATAGCGCAGGCCCGTACAGGGTTTGCCGATGCCTTAAAAAAGGAAGGCTTTAGTGAAGACAAAAAAACGGTGCAGATAGAATACCGTAACGCGCAGGGCAATATTCCAACGCTTACCCAAATAGTTAACTACTTTGTATCAGAAAAGGTTGATCTGTTGGCTACCAGCACTACGCTGGCAACCGTAACCGCTCTGCAAAACACCAAAACTATCCCGGTTTTTGCCATGGTATCGCCAGTGCCGGAGCGAATGAAAGTTGTTGACGCGCATGGTAAAGCGCCTGCCAATCTTTTCGGTGCGCTTGAGGATCTTAACTACATTGACACTTCATTTGCTATCATTCCCAAATTGCTGAAACCTAAGGGTGCAAAACTGGTAATTGGCATGATCTATAACCAGTCCGAACCGCAATCAACAGATGCGCTTAACCGCATTAAGGAATTGGCTGCAAAACAAAATGTAACTATTGTGGCCCTGCCGCTTAATACATCTGCCGAGGCCCAATTGGTTACGCAATCATTATTAAGCAAAAACATCGACGCTTTTTTTGCCAATCCGGATAACACGGTTTTCGCGTCGTTTGAAACCATACTCAAAAGTTGCAATCAAAAAAATATTCCCATATTCACCAGCGAAGCCGGTTTGGTTCAGCGTGGCGCGGTAGCGGCTTTCGGTGCAGATATTTATCAGTGGGGATACCAGGCAGGGGAGCAGGCGGCATATTTTCTGAAAAACCATAAAACCGATGGTCTGGCACCAGAAATGGTAAAGATCAGAAAGAGGGTATATAACCCAGCAGCAGCTAAAAAGTATAACATTGTTATTCCGTCAGATTTCGAGGCTGTTAAATAAATGGATTTTTACCTTACCGCATTATTACAGGGACTTTGTTTTTCGGCGCTTGCGTTGGGTATTTATATCTCTATGAAGATATTTAACATACCCGATATAACTACCGATGGAAGCTACACCCTTGGTGGCGCGGTTACCGGAGTAATGCTCACCCAACACCAGTCGCCTTATATAATTTTACCTGCGGTAATTATTGCAGGTGGGGTAGCCGGAGCATTAACCGGGCTAATTCATACCAAGCTAAAAATAAACGCCCTGCTGGCCGGCATTTTGGTCATGTACGGGCTTTATTCTGTAAACTTAACCATACTGGGACGCTCCAATTTACCACTTATCAACGTGCCATCATTGTTTTCGTTATTGGACTTGGTTACTGATCCTAATCAGAACACCTTTTGGATACTGGCAGTATTTGTTATCGTGATCACCTTTTTAATAGGTTATTTACTCAAAACAGATTTTGGGATAGCCATGCGGGCAACAGGTAACAGCGAATCCATGATCAGGGCCCTGGGGGTAAATACCGATAGAATGAAAATTACCGGACTGGCGCTGGCAAATGCCCTTACCGCGCTTAGCGGGTATTTGATTGTACAGTTTCAGGGTTTTGCCGATATCAGCATGGGCATAGGCATTGTGATAGTAGGGTTGGGTTCGGTTATCATTGCCGAAACGCTTATCAATTGGTTCAAAATAACAAGTGTATGGCTTAGTTTGGTATTGGTGTTGGTTGGTGCTGTGGTATTTCAATTGGTTTTGGCCTTTACGTTAGCTATCGGAGTTGATGCCAATCTGCTTAAAATAGTTACCGCTGGTTTTGTATTGTTAATAGTTGGTTTACCACGTCTATCATTATTAAAAGCATCATGATAGCTATTAACGATATTCATAAAGCTTTTAATAAAGGTAAGGCTAACCAGGTAAACGCGGTTAACGGTATCAGCCTCAAAATTACGGATGGTGAATTTCTGGTGATTGTGGGTTCCAATGGTTCGGGCAAAACCACCTTGCTTAACCTGGTGGCTGGAAGTGTGTTGCCGGATGCAGGCAGTATCAACATTGACAATAACAATGTAAGTAAACTAGCCGATTACAGGCGCAGCCAGTGGATAGCCCGTGTTTTCCAGAGCCCCATGAGCGGTACTGCATCTGACCTGAGTATTCTGGATAATTTCAGGCTGGCGGCTATTCGTACCAAACATAAGGGCCTCTCAATAGGTATCAATGATGCTTTTAAGCAAGAGGTAAAA
This window contains:
- a CDS encoding ABC transporter substrate-binding protein, yielding MKFLKYLPVAFLLISIVSCKPKPKSVSVPVVGFVDAFEDATIAQARTGFADALKKEGFSEDKKTVQIEYRNAQGNIPTLTQIVNYFVSEKVDLLATSTTLATVTALQNTKTIPVFAMVSPVPERMKVVDAHGKAPANLFGALEDLNYIDTSFAIIPKLLKPKGAKLVIGMIYNQSEPQSTDALNRIKELAAKQNVTIVALPLNTSAEAQLVTQSLLSKNIDAFFANPDNTVFASFETILKSCNQKNIPIFTSEAGLVQRGAVAAFGADIYQWGYQAGEQAAYFLKNHKTDGLAPEMVKIRKRVYNPAAAKKYNIVIPSDFEAVK
- a CDS encoding SRPBCC family protein yields the protein MTDDRWTKFKLTANLDADVRSVYEAWATQAGLETWFLRKAEFCTIAGRRREPQEFIKKEDTYSWYWHGYTDETVEYGQVLENNGADLVKFTFSGDSIVTVDIQNKYGVTIVELTQENIPIENDPEKNLYVQCQIGWTFYLANLKSVIEGGKDLRNKRVDLFTNFK
- a CDS encoding NUDIX domain-containing protein; the encoded protein is MPKQSAGILLYRKKEARMQIFLVHPGGPFFKNKDDGSWSIPKGEFIEGDDPLAAAKREFEEETGETIAGEFIPLNPIRQKGGKTVQAWAVEGDIDHASIKSNHFEIEWPPRSGKQQSFPEIDRADWFDIDIAKVKINSAQAGFIEELVGL
- a CDS encoding ABC transporter ATP-binding protein, whose amino-acid sequence is MIAINDIHKAFNKGKANQVNAVNGISLKITDGEFLVIVGSNGSGKTTLLNLVAGSVLPDAGSINIDNNNVSKLADYRRSQWIARVFQSPMSGTASDLSILDNFRLAAIRTKHKGLSIGINDAFKQEVKGKIATLGMGLENKIDQPMGTLSGGQRQALTLLMSVMDSCKVLLLDEPTAALDPRSADVVMRTADKLIADFKLTAILITHNLKDAFNYGTRVIQMSEGLVLRDLNNKQKSDLKQNDLFDWFA
- a CDS encoding ABC transporter permease; translated protein: MDFYLTALLQGLCFSALALGIYISMKIFNIPDITTDGSYTLGGAVTGVMLTQHQSPYIILPAVIIAGGVAGALTGLIHTKLKINALLAGILVMYGLYSVNLTILGRSNLPLINVPSLFSLLDLVTDPNQNTFWILAVFVIVITFLIGYLLKTDFGIAMRATGNSESMIRALGVNTDRMKITGLALANALTALSGYLIVQFQGFADISMGIGIVIVGLGSVIIAETLINWFKITSVWLSLVLVLVGAVVFQLVLAFTLAIGVDANLLKIVTAGFVLLIVGLPRLSLLKAS